TGGGCACTCTGGCGGCCTACGGCGCCGCCCTCATCACCGCCCGGAGCACCTTGCCCCCGCGGTACAAGCGGGTCATCGAGAGCATTGCCCTGGTGACCAACGCCATCCCCGGCATGGTGCTGGGTGTGGCCTATCTGTTTCTCTTCTCCGGCAGCGGCCTGCAGAATACCCTGCTGCTGATGATCCTGTGCAACATCGTCCACTACTTCTCCACCCCCTATTTGATGATGAAGAACTCCCTGTCCAAGATGAACGCCGGCTGGGAGACCACAGCCATGCTCATGGGGGACAGCTGGCTCCAGACCATCCTCCGGGTGGTCACCCCCAACGCTCTGTCCAGTCTCATCGAGGTGTTCAGCTACTACTTCATCAATTCCATGGTCACCATCAGCGCCCTCATTTTCATCGCCGGGGCCCGGACCATGGTTCTCACCACCATGATCAAGCAGCTGCAGTACGTGAACCGCTTCAACGAGGTGTTCGTCCTCTCCCTGCTGATCCTGGCCACTAACCTGATCGCCAAGGGGCTCTTCTCCTGCCTGGCCAGCTATAAGGCATCCCATCCGGTGAAAGAGCGCCGTTCCATCCAACTCTTTGGAAACAGAAAGGAAGCAGTCCAATGAATTTCAAAAAATACCTCGCCCTGGGAACCGCCCTGACCCTGACCCTTCTCGCCGGCTGCGGCAGCTCCGGCTCCGGCGATGACCAGATCGTCATCTACTCCAACGCCGATGAGGAGGCCGTCACTGCCATGGAGAACGCTCTGGACGCAGGCGGCTATGAGGGCAAGTATATCGTGCAGACCTACGGCACCTCCGAGCTGGGGGGCAAGCTGCTGGCCGAGGGCACCAACCTAGAGGCGGATCTCGTGACCATGAGCACCTTCTATCTCCAGAGCGCCCAGGAGCAGAACAACATGTTCCTGCCCCTGGACTTTGAGGTGAACACCCTGGAGGAGGTGCCTGACTACACCGCCCCCATCACCTCCCAGGAGGGGGCCATCATCCTGAACACTGAGCTGATGGCCTCAGAGAACCTGCCCACTCCCACCTGCCTGAAGGACCTGGCTGACCCAGTGTACGCCGGACAGGTGGCCGTCACTGACATCCAGTCCTCCTCCACCGCATGGCTGCTGATCCAGGCCCTGGTGGACGCCTACGGCGAGGACGGGGCCGAGGAGACGCTGGCCGCCATCTATGACAACTGCGGCGCCCACATCGAGACCTCCGGCTCCGGCCCCCTGAAGCTGTGCCGGGCCGGCGAGGTGGCCATCGGCTTCGGTCTGCGCCACCAGGCAGTGGCCGACAAGGCTGACGGCCTGCCCATCGACTACGTGGACCCCACGGAGGGCAACTTCTCCCTTACTGAGTCCGTGGCCGTCCTGGACAAGGGGGAGGACACCAACCCCCTGGCCATGGAGATGGCGCGGTGCATCATAGAAAACGGCCGCGCCGAGCTGATCCAAACCTACCCGAATCCCCTCTATGAGGGCGAGACCGCCGACCCCGCCAACCAGTCCGACTACCCCAGCATCTTTGACGAGCCCCTGACCTTCGAGCTGTTCACCGCCCACCAGGAGCTCTCCGAACGGGCCAAGGGCTGAACTGGCTTGTCTGTGAGAAAAGGAGGAACCGACCATGAATACCTATAAACTACTGACCCCCGGGCCCCTGACCACCACCGACACGGTGAAGGAGGAGATGCTGGTGGACCGGTGCACCTGGGATGACGACTACAAGGCCGTCACCCAGAAGATCCGCCGCCAGCTGCTCCAGCTGGGGCACGTGTCGGAGGATGACTACACGGCCGTCCTGATGCAGGGCAGCGGCACCTTCGGAGTGGAGAGCGTCCTCTCCAGCGTGGTGGGGGACGAGGACAAGGTCCTCATCTGCTCCAACGGGGCCTACGGGGTGCGCATGACCCGGATCTGTGACCGGAACCGCATTCCCTATGTCCACTACGCCGAGAGTTATGACCACATCCCCGACCCCGCCCGCGTCGCCCGTCTGCTGGCTCAGGACCCGGCCATTACCCACGTGGCCATGGTCCACAGTGAGACCACCAGCGGCATCCTCAACGACATCCAGTCCGTGGGCAAGGTGGTCCGGGACGCCGGGCGGACCTTCATCGTGGACGCCATGTCCTCCTTCGGCGGGG
This DNA window, taken from Dysosmobacter welbionis, encodes the following:
- a CDS encoding ABC transporter substrate-binding protein, with translation MNFKKYLALGTALTLTLLAGCGSSGSGDDQIVIYSNADEEAVTAMENALDAGGYEGKYIVQTYGTSELGGKLLAEGTNLEADLVTMSTFYLQSAQEQNNMFLPLDFEVNTLEEVPDYTAPITSQEGAIILNTELMASENLPTPTCLKDLADPVYAGQVAVTDIQSSSTAWLLIQALVDAYGEDGAEETLAAIYDNCGAHIETSGSGPLKLCRAGEVAIGFGLRHQAVADKADGLPIDYVDPTEGNFSLTESVAVLDKGEDTNPLAMEMARCIIENGRAELIQTYPNPLYEGETADPANQSDYPSIFDEPLTFELFTAHQELSERAKG